In Deltaproteobacteria bacterium, the sequence GGCATCGGCATCATCGGTGGCGGCGTGGTGGGCGCGGGGGTGGTGCAGCTCCTGCGCGAGCGCGCCGAGTCGCTCACCCGCGCGAGCGGGCCCTATGAATTGCTCGGCGTGGCCGTGCGCGACCCCGGCAAGGCCCGCGACTTCCCCCGCGAGCTGCTCACCACGGCCGACAAGCTCCTCGACAACCCCAAGCTGGACCTGCTCGTGGAGGTCGCGGGGGGCGTGGAGGCGCCGTTTGGCTGGGTGAAGCGCGCCCTGGAGTCGGGCAAGTCGGTGGTGACGGCCAACAAGGCGCTGCTCGCCGAGAAGGCCGACGCCATCCATGCGCTCGTGCAGGCCCACCCGGGCAAGCTCTACTTTGAAGCCGCCGTCGCCGGCGGGATCCCCATCATCCAGGCGCTCGATCGCGGACTCGCTGCGAACAGGGTCCTGACCGTCGAGGGCATCCTCAACGGCACCTGCAACTACCTGTTGACCCGCATGGAGCGCGAGCGCTGCAGCTTCGCCGTGGCCCTCAAGGGCGCGCAGGACGCGGGCTTCGCCGAAGCGGACCCCACCCTCGACGTCTCCGGCGGCGATACGGCCCACAAGCTCGCCGTGCTCGCGGGGCTCGCGCTGGAGCGGCCGGTGTCGAGCAAGGAGATCTTCACCGAGGGCATCTCGCCGCTGACCGCGTTCGACCTGCAGTGGGCCGAGCAGAACGGCTATCGCATCAAGATGCTGGGCATCGGCCGGTTCGGCGAGAAGGGCGTGGAGCTGCGCGTGCACCCCACGCTGGTCTCCCGCAGCAAGCTCATCAGCCAGGTGATGGAGGAGTTCAACGCGGTGTTCGTCGAGGGCGATCTGACCGGGCCGCAGCTCTACTACGGCCGCGGGGCAGGGCGCTTCCCCACCGCGAGCGCCGTGGTCAGCGACATCGCCCAGGCATTGCGCGGCGAGAGCATGCTCCGCACCCGGCCCGGCTATCCGCAAGCGCCGCGCGCCGTGCCCATGGGCGAGGTGGTCAGCCGGCACTACGTGCACCTGGAGGTCATCGACCAGCCGGGCGTGGTGGCCAAGGTCGCCAGCGCGCTCGCCGCCCACCGCATCAGCATCGCCAGCATGTTCCAGCCCGACGTGGCGCACGGCAGCCAGGTGCCGCTCGTCTTCACCACCCACCCCGCGCCCGACGCGCAGGTTGAGGCCGCGCTGGCCGAGATCCGCCGCCACAGCTTCCTCGTCGGCGATGCGGTGCGCGTCCGCTTCGAGCCCGAGAAGGAGTAACTGTGCAACCCGTCGGCCTCATCGCCCGCTACGCGAAGTACTTGCTGGTCACCGACAAGACCCCGCGCATCACCCTCGGCGAGGGCTCCACGCCGCTCGTGCCCGCGCCGCATCTGTCGAAGCTCGTGGGCGCCGACGTCCACCTGAAGCTCGAAGGCTGCAACCCGACCGGCTCCTTCAAG encodes:
- a CDS encoding homoserine dehydrogenase gives rise to the protein MKTRGIGIIGGGVVGAGVVQLLRERAESLTRASGPYELLGVAVRDPGKARDFPRELLTTADKLLDNPKLDLLVEVAGGVEAPFGWVKRALESGKSVVTANKALLAEKADAIHALVQAHPGKLYFEAAVAGGIPIIQALDRGLAANRVLTVEGILNGTCNYLLTRMERERCSFAVALKGAQDAGFAEADPTLDVSGGDTAHKLAVLAGLALERPVSSKEIFTEGISPLTAFDLQWAEQNGYRIKMLGIGRFGEKGVELRVHPTLVSRSKLISQVMEEFNAVFVEGDLTGPQLYYGRGAGRFPTASAVVSDIAQALRGESMLRTRPGYPQAPRAVPMGEVVSRHYVHLEVIDQPGVVAKVASALAAHRISIASMFQPDVAHGSQVPLVFTTHPAPDAQVEAALAEIRRHSFLVGDAVRVRFEPEKE